The Hoplias malabaricus isolate fHopMal1 chromosome 9, fHopMal1.hap1, whole genome shotgun sequence genome contains a region encoding:
- the sox17 gene encoding transcription factor SOX-17, which produces MSSPDAGYGSDEPRVSMAGARRCAWTEAQSPASDSKEPRIRRPMNAFMVWAKDERKKLAQQNPDLHNAELSKMLGKSWKALSVVDKRPFVDEAERLRVQHMQDHPNYKYRPRRRKQVKRIKRLDSGFLLPGTSEPSASLGMDSLGVGYSLTSIGLPQAGLPQYCDAQGMFEPYSLPTPDSSPMEAITTETVFFTSHTPEDSHSQAAYTYHHHHQEYTPQGHQHALINPQVHSNNRSDTHSQVSISTHTNPNPHTSTHSHANTQVSLMASSHSQEHGNVNSSHNVNAHHNTLHSHSLSQALFNRSISPSSNPPPPPSYMGCPSNLSVFYNPSSQLKHPVEQLSPPQDSHTHPQAAADQHLRPSMEAHRHGPELLSEVDGSEFEQYLSYGVPHAQMQGSDLISSVLSDASTAVYYCNYNNT; this is translated from the exons ATGAGCAGTCCGGATGCGGGTTACGGTAGTGACGAGCCGCGCGTGAGCATGGCAGGGGCGCGCCGGTGCGCGTGGACTGAGGCGCAGAGTCCAGCGAGCGACAGCAAAGAGCCGCGCATCCGCAGACCCATGAACGCGTTTATGGTTTGGGCCAAAGACGAGCGCAAGAAACTCGCGCAGCAGAACCCCGACTTGCACAACGCAGAGCTCAGCAAGATGCTCG GTAAGTCATGGAAGGCATTATCTGTGGTGGACAAGCGACCTTTTGTGGATGAGGCGGAGCGGCTGCGTGTGCAGCACATGCAGGATCATCCAAACTACAAGTACCGACCTCGACGCCGCAAACAGGTGAAGAGGATCAAGCGGTTGGACTCAGGCTTCCTGCTTCCTGGCACCTCTGAGCCCTCTGCCTCTCTGGGCATGGACAGTCTTGGTGTGGGTTATTCCCTGACCTCAATAGGATTGCCTCAGGCTGGGCTACCTCAGTACTGTGACGCCCAGGGAATGTTTGAGCCCTACAGCTTGCCTACCCCGGATTCCTCCCCAATGGAAGCTATCACAACAGAGACTGTATTCTTTACTAGCCACACTCCGGAGGACAGCCACTCTCAGGCAGCTTACAcctatcatcatcaccatcaagaGTACACACCTCAAGGGCATCAACACGCCCTAATTAATCCACAGGTTCACAGTAATAACCgcagtgacacacattcacaagtAAGCATCAGCACGCACACAAACCCTAACCCACACACTAGCACACACTCTCATGCCAACACACAAGTGAGCTTGATGGCCAGCTCACACTCTCAGGAACATGGCAATGTAAACAGCAGCCATAATGTCAACGCCCATCACAACACCCTACATTCGCATTCATTATCACAGGCGCTCTTCAACAGGAGCATATCACCTAGCTCCaacccacctccaccccccagCTACATGGGCTGTCCATCAAATCTGAGTGTCTTCTATAACCCCTCCTCTCAACTGAAACATCCAGTTGAGCAGTTGTCGCCCCCTcaggacagtcacacacacccacaggcCGCAGCTGACCAGCATTTGCGGCCCTCCATGGAAGCTCACCGGCATGGTCCAGAATTGCTAAGTGAAGTGGATGGTAGTGAATTTGAGCAGTACTTGTCATATGGGGTCCCTCATGCACAAATGCAGGGGTCTGACCTGATCTCCTCTGTACTGTCTGATGCAAGTACtgctgtgtattactgtaatTACAACAACACCTAA
- the LOC136707302 gene encoding oxygen-regulated protein 1-like produces the protein MNEAPAGRRAPLQAQSPGSIHTLMTSRQPYISDPIASKRVCFYKSGDAQFSGLPVVINNRTFKTFEALLDSLSKRVPLPFGVRTITTPRGHTTVRSLDQLHHGQSYICSDKRTVKPIDLEQARRKPPPWYHARPISSRRFTRERQSPGPRSTRRARKNEHAALLHTPRRLVVFRNGDPEVKHTLLLQKRTTHSFEALLELVSEVMHFPVLKLHTPDGRRVDGLPALILCSGVLVAAGRESFRKRNYDIQKPSAPTWLPAKSVGRRHPVSRKKKTMTSSTKSRPFSPSSERYIVNQINNSFAGSAYDYPSNPTGSVEMEAGHLLGSVACMDGEGEGGIHMPTEDDIEKSFRVNQDGSMTVEMKVRLTIKEEETIHWTTTLSRSSVVGQMKTASESHPELGTNLSDNIPQNSEHMASEVFQNCPEEYSFPMENTEEMEAGGAEPIVRIEEPLQPLPSTPGWRKVQQKQSVGSTMKVTETEIHENMLGSYAYTEETSNGEMKQEHCMVRQCRSRPVPKPRSNLPTELNVTPSKLQSTTYQSSEILQLHDNGEEVHETLLHIYEQQTCQENFLANTQLCVQGMGTCTPAGCRPASTGTVFPASSEKTVHSSSQDLKSEPKASSTHGSLTTQEKVHTLHQENTPAKIKGKKSTISTPGTGIHKPSESGIISTTDPSKRRKPVRVIVKKNHIFQIPAPERKQNIDKTDLLKEVKKIRADIFSRVGPRRRAEHNHTKAVHKLLKRRNIQATRQGNIPALLHSPVQLKVQSSNELPAEKEQCKNEVNLVQANVSLTKLNESLVSPKKNLLHASTSKSTLTRQTSMHEERGFQRETRELSESISLPALHSSSSVFNKYVELWLQKSEPEPVLPTYMELQENIAFLTPEEVQATPGLSDMTCETLGARETFQENLPHASVDDNNTSSRVLMESSKLSMGNDHMPEMPDQRNPSEKTHLLNQPSVEKIPKNNTMTKVSLFNSQSADKTQLSTFVTCDKKPVPNPLSLNKLFESKKTCLSKSHVSSDTTKSSEVQQMIIPKGECGMFETSLCKSLGPIPDANAQVKPPAEKTVWLAEKPYTVKMAVRPDMRHVLEELCHSIQSLRDVTQHKRLSCLEKSNSMPDFSSHLASTFGSSSRVLLAFLSVMTLKDGLANLNACHQIQDNLSCSEALRMLQSLKEMAAIENEEQLRVSLNALQNSISVQLLQSWRGFQELSDVSRSHTVTPGSSRYGSDSGSSSEEEAIQGLMEDLGVPDRIREELAALCTQEESIRDNQEGGLENLSESLPGLKMNGFTESCLSEKTISFSDSVLEEDVNMYVKSVIEKAVKVHLEDCVTPDESVTNVLADAKKEIKVGTENQDNKFSQIKRTERDDCAFNTKMSDDMSAHESTSEEQQRGEEKAVEPARAAVRYTGNQDIDAKQQNNEKENEVTAERTEFERCNTKANEILENPKYHMVIDCDDRKEALKKVMDQKQSKEVRVTEKDHKSFKSQEEDKPSTSEDEKSNSVEEDNTCDEELMSFSEDHVSDKEENIAVTEQKDTIISSLSKCQTEHEESQTQSQGKTDSVEKHIQPFEMQVTLHTDHLQTNMKEDITQNNDTEEQPIIYETRTIYSEEEQMILEAPECYTVYQEHFAPNECSSEEAVEYEEQPLHFIGTKKKSVAELISNLDSVSQRASNILTDTNNRVLVHTGVPDVSGTDNLPVSQISIEQDTEEEISVHEKSDGEMPLRSISPQESLQMFKSTKLSHKDLSSEHPSSSLAFSYDSRSSSLAQDSEGNFQINRVKSIREMFLAKSNTRSQNGHRRLPSPNSDMSDYQAESSDSGGNRSQTSPVTSSGEDENSRLAIAKGFVKRTIERLYGRSNSNGTAPEDERHHSASHGQKKEAPGRTSVTTLASIHEARTRVKTDLSYFNATSSLDAFNEPTHCVTLSAQVGPESAVLIDKGRWLLCENQVIPESSPELQEPQWYGENDTIILINPEQDAVKEDVPYSLFCPASPHRIVPPTELEEPTACLGPKFTYFNLPNASDSELESEAQNTYSPQKREAQVTPVTESPKSCPEKNSILPAFNPPVLKRADNKVHPLLEIMTPPVVTQPGRGQSTQSEVTRRSTEPDILEMLFIFCGQHCPIL, from the exons ATGAATGAAGCTCCAGCAGGACGAAGAGCCCCTCTTCAGGCCCAGTCCCCTGGCAGCATCCACACTTTGATGACGTCCCGTCAGCCATACATAAGTGACCCCATTGCCTCGAAGCGTGTATGCTTCTACAAAAGTGGAGATGCGCAATTCAGCGGGCTACCAGTGGTCATCAACAACCGAACTTTTAAAACCTTCGAGGCACTGCTGGACAGCCTATCAAAGCGTGTTCCGCTGCCATTTGGGGTCCGCACTATCACCACACCTAGGGGCCACACTACAGTCCGCTCCCTTGACCAGCTGCACCATGGTCAATCCTACATTTGCTCAGACAAGCGCACTGTGAAGCCCATTGATCTGGAGCAGGCAAGACGCAAACCTCCACCATGGTACCACGCACGGCCCATCAGCAGCAGACGGTTCAcacgagagagacagagcccTGGTCCACGCAGCACTCGCAGGGCCAGAAAAAACGAGCACGCAGCATTGCTGCACACACCCAGGCGATTGGTGGTGTTCCGCAACGGAGACCCAGAGGTCAAGCACACACTTCTGCTGCAGAAGAGGACAACTCACTCCTTCGAGGCTCTGCTGGAACTTGTGTCTGAAGTCATGCACTTCCCAGTGCTGAAGCTGCATACTCCAGATGGAAGAAGG GTGGATGGACTTCCTGCTCTGATATTGTGTTCTGGAGTATTGGTAGCTGCTGGACGTGAGTCTTTTAGAAAAAGAAACTATGATATCCAGAAACCATCTGCTCCGACATGGCTACCTGCGAAAAGTGTAGGACGGAGGCATCCTGTTTCTC gaaaaaagaaaacgaTGACCAGCAGCACCAAATCCCGTCCTTTCTCACCATCCTCAGAGCGCTACATTGTGAATCAGATAAACAACAGTTTTGCAGGAAGTGCGTATGACTATCCAAGTAACCCTACTGGTTCTGTAGAAATGGAGGCTGGTCATTTGTTAGGATCAGTTGCCTGCATGGATGGTGAAGGTGAGGGAGGCATCCACATGCCCACTGAAGATGATATTGAAAAGTCCTTTCGGGTCAACCAGGATGGCAGCATGACTGTGGAGATGAAAGTGCGCCTAACCATTAAAGAAGAGGAGACCATTCATTGGACCACCACACTCAGTCGCTCCAGTGTGGTCGGTCAGATGAAGACTGCCTCAGAATCCCATCCAGAGTTGGGGACAAACTTATCTGACAACATTCCTCAGAATTCTGAACACATGGCCTCAGAGGTATTCCAGAACTGCCCTGAAGAATATTCCTTTCCTATGGAAAATACTGAAGAGATGGAGGCAGGAGGAGCAGAGCCAATTGTGAGGATAGAAGAGCCCCTCCAGCCCCTTCCTTCTACACCTGGGTGGCGCAAAGTCCAGCAAAAACAATCTGTTGGGAGCACCATGAAAGTTACAGAAACCGAGATCCATGAGAATATGCTGGGATCATATGCCTACACTGAAGAGACAAGTAACGGAGAAATGAAGCAGGAGCACTGTATGGTAAGGCAGTGCAGAAGTCGTCCAGTACCTAAACCCCGCAGCAACTTGCCCACTGAGCTGAATGTTACCCCTTCAAAACTGCAGTCCACTACCTACCAATCTTCAGAGATTCTGCAACTGCATGACAATGGGGAGGAGGTCCATGAGACATTGCTCCACATCTATGAACAGCAGACCTGCCAGGAGAATTTCTTGGCCAATACACAGCTTTGCGTGCAGGGTATGGGCACCTGCACTCCAGCCGGATGTCGGCCAGCGTCAACCGGTACAGTATTTCCTGCATCTTCTGAAAAAACAGTGCACTCTTCCAGTCAGGATTTGAAATCTGAACCCAAAGCCTCTAGTACTCATGGGTCACTCACGACACAGGAAAAGGTCCATACACTACACCAAGAAAACACGCCTGCAAAAATCAAAGGGAAGAAGTCAACAATTAGTACACCTGGCACTGGCATTCATAAACCTTCAGAATCTGGGATAATCTCAACAACTGACCCCAGCAAGAGGAGAAAGCCAGTGAGGGTAATTGTGAAAAAGAATCATATTTTCCAAATTCCTGCTCCTGAGCGAAAACAAAACATTGATAAAACTGACCTGTTGAAAGAAGTAAAGAAAATAAGAGCTGACATTTTCAGTCGAGTTGGACCTAGGAGGCGTGCCGAACATAACCACACAAAAGCGGTTCACAAGCttttaaaaagaagaaacattcAAGCTACTCGTCAGGGAAATATTCCCGCCTTGTTGCACAGTCCAGTTCAGTTGAAAGTCCAAAGTTCAAATGAACTGCCAGCTGAAAAAGAACAGTGTAAAAATGAAGTGAATCTTGTACAAGCAAACGTATCCTTAACAAAACTGAATGAAAGCTTAGTGTCACCAAAGAAAAACCTGCTTCACGCATCAACCAGTAAATCTACACTAACACGGCAAACATCTATGCATGAGGAACGAGGTTTTCAGAGAGAAACACGAGAACTTAGTGAAAGCATCTCCCTTCCAGCTTTGCAttcctcttcctctgttttcAATAAATATGTTGAACTATGGCTACAGAAGAGTGAACCTGAACCAGTGCTACCTACTTACATGGAACTCCAGGAAAATATAGCCTTTCTGACACCTGAGGAAGTGCAGGCAACTCCCGGATTATCAGATATGACTTGTGAAACTCTGGGTGCAAGAGAAACATTCCAAGAAAATCTACCCCATGCTTCCGTAG ATGACAATAATACATCATCAAGGGTCTTGATGGAGTCCTCAAAATTATCTATGGGTAATGATCATATGCCAGAGATGCCTGATCAACGAAATCCTTCAGAAAAGACTCATCTACTCAACCAACCATCTGTAGAAAAAATacccaaaaacaacacaatgacCAAAGTGTCACTATTCAACAGTCAATCTGCGGATAAAACACAGCTGTCTACATTTGTAACTTGTGACAAAAAGCCAGTACCAAATCCTTTATCACTGAATAAGCTATTTGAATCTAAAAAAACATGCTTGAGCAAATCACATGTAAGTAGTGACACCACAAAATCAAGTGAAGTTCAACAAATGATCATCCCAAAGGGGGAATGTGGCATGTTTGAAACAAGTTTATGCAAATCTTTAGGACCAATACCAGATGCAAATGCCCAGGTAAAACCTCCTGCAGAAAAGACAGTTTGGCTGGCAGAAAAACCATATACAGTCAAAATGGCTGTGAGGCCTGATATGAGACATGTTCTTGAGGAACTCTGCCATTCCATACAGTCTCTTCGTGATGTGACGCAGCACAAGCGGCTGTCTTGTTTGGAGAAGTCCAACAGCATGCCAGACTTCTCCTCACATTTGGCTTCTACATTTGGCTCCTCATCTCGAGTGCTCTTGGCTTTCCTCTCGGTTATGACCCTGAAGGACGGTCTTGCAAATCTAAATGCATGCCACCAGATCCAGGACAACCTGAGCTGCTCTGAGGCTTTGCGTATGCTTCAGTCACTTAAGGAGATGGCTGCCATAGAGAATGAGGAACAGCTAAGAGTGAGCCTCAATGCTTTACAAAACTCAATATCTGTTCAACTTCTGCAGAGCTGGAGAGGCTTCCAGGAACTGAGCGATGTATCCAGGAGCCATACCGTCACACCAGGTTCCTCAAGGTATGGGTCTGACAGTGGGTCAAGCTCTGAGGAAGAGGCAATTCAAGGACTCATGGAAGATCTAGGTGTTCCTGACAGGATCAGAGAAGAGCTAGCTGCTCTTTGCACTCAGGAGGAGAGCATCAGAGATAATCAGGAGGGAGGATTAGAAAATCTGAGTGAGTCACTCCCAGGGTTAAAGATGAATGGATTTACGGAGTCATGCCTAAGTGAGAAAACAATCAGCTTCTCTGACTCTGTGCTTGAAGAAGATGTAAACATGTATGTCAAATCTGTAATTGAAAAAGCTGTTAAAGTACACCTCGAAGACTGTGTCACTCCAGATGAATCTGTGACTAATGTGCTGGCTGATGCCAAAAAAGAAATCAAGGTTGGAACTGAAAATCAGGACAATAAATTCTCCCAAATTAAGAGAACTGAGAGAGATGACTGTGCATTTAACACTAAGATGAGTGATGACATGTCTGCCCATGAGTCTACCTCAGAAGAGCAACAAAGGGGAGAGGAGAAAGCTGTGGAACCTGCGAGAGCAGCAGTCAGATATACAGGTAATCAGGATATTGATGCTAAGCAGCAAAATAATGAGAAGGAGAATGAAGTGACAGCTGAAAGGACAGAATTTGAGCGCTGCAATACCAAGGCAAATGAAATATTGGAGAATCCAAAGTATCACATGGTAATAGACTGTGATGACAGAAAAGaagcattaaaaaaagtaaTGGATCAAAAGCAAAGTAAAGAAGTTAGGGTTACTGAAAAGGACCATAAATCATTCAAATCACAGGAGGAAGATAAACCCAGCACTTCTGAAGATGAGAAATCCAATTCAGTGGAAGAAGACAACACTTGTGATGAAGAACTTATGAGCTTTTCTGAAGATCATGTTAGTGATAAAGAAGAAAACATTGCTGTTACAGAGCAAAAAGATACCATAATATCATCTCTCTCTAAGTGTCAAACTGAACATGAAGAGAGCCAAACACAAAGCCAAGGTAAAACTGACAGTGTGGAGAAGCACATTCAGCCATTTGAAATGCAAGTTACGTTGCACACTGATCATCTACAAACAAATATGAAAGAGGATATAACACAAAATAATGATACAGAAGAGCAACCCATTATCTATGAGACAAGAACTATTTATTCTGAGGAGGAGCAAATGATCTTGGAAGCCCCAGAATGTTATACAGTTTATCAAGAACATTTTGCACCAAATGAATGTAGTTCAGAAGAAGCTGTAGAGTATGAGGAACAACCACTGCATTTCATTGGAACAAAGAAAAAATCAGTGGCAGAGCTCATCAGTAACCTGGATTCAGTTTCTCAAAGGGCTAGCAATATTCTCACTGATACTAACAACAGAGTCTTGGTCCACACTGGAGTACCAGATGTTTCAGGCACTGATAACTTACCTGTTTCTCAAATCTCCATTGAACAAGATACGGAGGAGGAGATTTCTGTCCATGAAAAGAGTGATGGTGAAATGCCCCTCCGGTCAATTTCACCACAAGAATCACTGCAGATGTTCAAATCAACTAAGCTATCACACAAGGACTTGTCTTCAGAACACCCTTCATCTTCATTAGCATTCAGCTATGACTCCCGAAGCAGTTCCCTAGCACAGGACTCAGAAGGAAACTTTCAAATCAACCGAGTAAAGTCAATCAGGGAAATGTTTCTTGCTAAGAGCAACACTAGAAGCCAGAACGGGCATCGGAGATTGCCCAGTCCAAATTCTGACATGTCTGACTACCAGGCTGAATCTTCTGATAGTGGGGGGAACCGGTCCCAAACATCACCAGTGACATCCAGTGGAGAGGATGAAAATAGCCGGTTAGCCATTGCCAAAGGATTTGTAAAGAGAACCATTGAGAGGCTCTATGGAAGAAGTAATTCAAATGGTACAGCACCGGAGGATGAGCGACATCACTCTGCCTCCCATGGGCAGAAAAAAGAAGCTCCTGGAAGAACCAGTGTAACTACTCTGGCTTCCATCCATGAAGCTCGAACACGAGTAAAGACTGACCTATCTTACTTTAATGCCACAAGCTCTTTGGATGCCTTCAATGAGCCAACTCATTGTGTCACTCTGAGTGCCCAAGTGGGACCTGAAAGTGCTGTTCTCATTGACAAAGGTCGCTGGTTGCTTTGTGAAAACCAGGTGATTCCTGAATCCTCTCCAGAACTACAGGAACCTCAGTGGTATGGAGAAAATGAtacaattatattaattaacCCCGAGCAAGATGCTGTGAAGGAAGATGTTCCATACTCCTTATTTTGCCCAGCATCACCTCATAGAATTGTCCCACCCACAGAGCTTGAGGAGCCTACTGCATGCTTAGGGCCAAAGTTTACTTATTTTAACCTTCCAAACGCAAGTGACTCTGAGCTGGAATCAGAAGCCCAAAATACTTATAGCCCCCAAAAAAGGGAAGCTCAAGTGACGCCTGTAACAGAGTCACCTAAATCCTGTCCTGAGAAAAACAGCATTTTACCTGCCTTCAACCCACCGGTCCTCAAACGAGCAGATAATAAGGTGCACCCGTTGTTAGAAATTATGACACCTCCTGTGGTTACCCAGCCAGGCAGGGGACAGAGCACACAATCAGAGGTCACAAGGCGCTCTACAGAACCTGATATCCTGGAGATGCTATTCATATTTTGTGGACAACATTGTCCTATACTTTGA